CGGGTCAGTAATTGTTTCCGGGCTGCATCAGCGAAGATGTGGCCTATGGCAAATGCTATCGGTATATCGATTTGAACCATGTTTATACGGCTATCTTTCTTGCTTATTTGGAATAACCAGAATAAGCTAAAATAAAAATGCCTTACCGCAAAGATATTCATTCAAAAACATCTTCGGCAGTAAGGCTATCTTTCCCTAAGCCGTTTAAACAGTTTAAATCGTTTAAACAGCTTACAAGGACCCTTTACTTTGCGTCCCCCTGACCACTCAGGGTTTGCCTTTATCGTCATGTTTTTATATATCGGCTTATATTGTATTTTGCCTTATTAAACACAGGAAAACTAATTTATGTCAAGTAAAAATATAAAATGATGCAAAGCAAAGATAAAAAGATATAGAATTCAACAGAATGAAAATGCTATGATATCCGGGCAATTTTTTATGCCACCAGACACAAAGTCAGAAAGAAAACCTTCGTGCCACCCCCGTGTCCCTCTCAATGAGGGGGAGGCGGCAACATGAAGTTCCTTGGGCATTGAATTACCGGTTTAAATAATTAGAAAATTACGTAAAAAGGAAACATCCATCATGGTAAAAGAAAAAATTGGGTTTATCGGTGGCGGGAAGATGGGAGAAGCATTGAGCAAGGGTATTATCAATGCCAAATTAAATACCCCTGATAATATCATGGTAAGCGATGTGATTGCGGAACGATGCAAACTTTTAAACAAGGAAATTGGTATAAAGACTACCCAAAACAACAAAGACGTTGTCTCCTTCGCTGATGTTATTATATTAGCCATAAAACCACAAATGATGAACGAAGTACTCAGCAATTTAAAAAATGACATCACCCCCCGGCATTTAGTGGTGTCTATTGCGGCAGGTATCCCTATCCGATTTATTGAATCCAGATTGCAGGCGGGTATTCGAATCATCCGGGTGATGCCCAATACCCCATGTCTGATAGGCGCCTCGGCCACTGCCTTCGCTCTGGGTAAATGCGCCACGGATGCAGACGGACAATTGGTGTTTCATCTGTTTAACGCCGTTGGAAGGGTATTCCAACTGGATGAAAAGTATCTTGATGCTGTAACAGGATTGAGCGGAAGTGGCCCTGCATACGTCTACATGTTTATTGAGGCATTGTCTGATGGTGGCGTCAAGATGGGTTTACCAAGGGATGTGGCCACCATACTTGCAGCACAAACCGTACTGGGGGCAGCAAAAATGGTGCTGGAAACAGGACAACACCCCGCACAGCTCAAGGATGCCGTGACCTCGCCCGGTGGAACAACCATTGAAGGGATAAGCAAATTGGAAGACAGCGGCCTCAGATCAGCCATGATAAACGCCGTTGAGGCTGCCACCTTAAAATCGAAGAAATTAGGTGAATTATTATAAACAGAGGAGTTATAGATGCTGATACATAAGATTGATAGAAACAAAATTGACCTTGCCGTAAACACCGTAAGAATGCTTTCCGCAGACGCCGTTGAAAAGGCTCAATCAGGCCATCCCGGTCTCCCTATGGGATTTGCCGACATCGCCTTTGTCCTCTGGATGCAATTCCTGCGGTTTAATCCGAAAGACCCGCAATGGCCCAATCGAGACCGATTTATCCTTTCTGCAGGTCACGGTTCCATGTTGTTATATGCATTACTCCATCTCTTCGGATATGATTTGTCATTAGACGACATAAAACAATTCCGACAATTTGGGAGCAAGACACCCGGCCATCCTGAATATGGACATACACCGGGAGTAGAAGTTACTACGGGACCTTTAGGACAGGGATTTGCAAACGGGGTGGGTATGGCATTGGCTGAAAAAATACTGGCAGAACGATTTAACAGAGACGGCAGAACTATTTTCGATCACCACATTTACGGGGTTGTAAGTGACGGGGACATGATGGAAGGGATTACCTCTGAGGCCGCCTCATTCGCCGGACACCTTGGCCTTTCCAATATTATCTATATTTACGATAGCAATCAAATCTCCATTGAGGGAAATACATCTCTTACCTTCACTGAAGACGTTGCAAAACGTTTTGAGGCGTATAATTGGCGGATTTTTAAGATTGACGGGCATAACCATAACGAAATTGCTGCAGCCATCGAGGCAGCACGGAATGAAAAAGAGAGACCTTCCCTGATCATTGCCAGGACCCACATTGGTAAAGGAAGCCCCAACAAACAGGATACTGCCGCCGCGCATGGCGAACCGCTGGGTGCTAAAGAACTCGAATTAACAAAGGAAAAACTTGGCTGGCCAAAAAGCCCGGCATTCTCCATCCCGGACGAAGTAAAACAACTTTGTGAGGCTCGTGTAATCGAACTAAAAGGAGAATATGAAATCTGGCAATCACGGTTCAATACCTCTATCAAAGAAGACCCAAATCTATCCCAATTCTGGGATGACTACTTTAAAAAAGAAATCCCTGACAATCTGGAATCTGAATTATTCAAAACTATCAGGAAGGATTCGATGGCCACCCGCTCAGCCTCCGGTGAGATGATGCAGGTGATTGCACAACAGATACCCTCTTTTATCGGTGGTTCTGCTGACCTTTGCCCATCCACAAAGACCTACATCAAAAGTGCACCTTCTCTGGACAAAGAGAAATTCGCCGGGAGAAATATTCATTTTGGGGTCAGGGAACACGCCATGGGCAGTGTTTTAAACGGATTGGCGCTGTACGGGGGAATTATTCCCTTTGGCTCAACCTTTCTGATGTTCTCTGATTATATGCGACCCACTATCCGGCTAGCCGCCATGATGAAGATCCAGGTTATCTATGTGTTTACCCACGATAGTATCTTTCTCGGAGAAGATGGACCCACCCACCAGCCCATTGAACATCTGCCATCCCTGCGTGCAATCCCTAACCTTCACGTGATAAGACCAGCAGATGCCACCGAAACAGCAGCAGCCTGGGTAGCGGCACTCAATCACAAAAGCGGTCCAACGGCGCTGATCCTGACCCGTCAGGACATCCCGGTAATCAACCGCTCTATCTATCCGTCACACAGTCAACTAAAATATGGTGCTTATATATTGAAGGATTCGGCAAAATCTCCCGAGATTATTCTCATGGCAACGGGATCAGAGGTCTCTATTGCCCTTGAAGCCACATTACAATTACAAGGAAAAGGGATCCAGGCAAGGCTGATCAGTGTACCTTGCTTTGAGTTGTTCAGATCAAACCCTGATGAATATAAGAACCGCATACTGCCACCCACATGCAAGAAACGGGTAGCCATTGAAGCCGCGGCAAAAAGCGATTGGTATGAATTTGTTGGATTGGATGGTCTTATCATTGGGCTTGATCGATACGGTACCTCTGCACCAGCAAAAACATTAGCCGAGCACTTTGGTTTTACGGCAAAAAATATCTTGAATGAAATTAATAAAAAATGGGGTATTTAAAATAAATGGAATAACTACACAGGCACGGAGTATACAAAAGAATATGTTTTATCTTTGTGTTCTTTGTGTCTTTGTGGTTACAAAATAAATCATGCTTGGATTTGAAATCTGGTATACAGCTGCCTTACTGCTCATTATGAGCATCCTCCTTTTCAAGGAGGTGCTGGAAATAGAAGTGGTCATTTTTTCGACTTTACTGCTCCTTATTATTGGGAAGGTTATCACACTGAAAGAGGCGTTCGTTGGGTTCTCCAACGAGGGGATGTTAACCATTGCACTGATGTATGTGGTAGTTGGGGCTTTTAGTAATACCGGTATGCTCAATCAGGTTACCCATATCATTTTTGGCAAAAAAAATACCGGCGATTCCCGCAAACTCCTGAGGCTTTTATTCCCGGTGTCTGTTGTTTCTGCATTTATTAATAATACTCCGGTTGTGGCAATGTTTATTCCGGTTATACGTTCCTGGGCAGAAAAACATCATTATGCATCTTCCAAGTACCTGATTCCCCTGTCTTACGCAGCAATTCTGGGGGGAACGTGTACCCTGATTGGCACAAGCACCAATTTGATCGTTCACGGGCTAATGATCGATTCAGGAATGAAAGGAATATCTTTTTTTGAAATTTCCAAGATTGGGATACCGCTTGCTCTTCTGGGTATTTTATTCATTAGTTTTCTAGGTCACCGATTGCTTCCTAACCGGAAAGACCCCTTGGTTGAACTGGGAGAACATACCAGAGAATTTGTTATCGAACTGAAAGTTACACCAGAATATGAAAATATAGGGAAAACAATTGAAGGTGCAGGATTGAGGCATTTGCAAGGTTTATTCCTTTTTCAGATAGAACGCAGGGGTCGGATTATTGCGCCGGCAGAACCAAACGAGAAACTATTGTTAGGTGATCGGCTGTTTTTTACAGGCATACCGAAAATGATATTAGAATTACAAAAGTTACCTGGCTTGCAATTGATACAGGATTCCCATTTTGATTTAAAGCAATATGATTCTGCCGTGATAAATACCTTTGAAGCTGTCGTATCCCCCGGCTCTCCCTTAGTTGGAAAAACGGTTCGTGAAAGTGATTTTCGGGCCAAATACGAGGCAGTTATCATTGCCATCCATCGTCATGGAGAGCGGATACAGAAGAAAATCGGTAACATAAGCTTACGGCCAGGTGATACATTACTGTTACTGGCAGGAAAGAATTTCCGTAAGAAATGGTACCATTCAAACGATTTTTATCTTATTGCAGATGCAGAAACATTACCTTCCAAGCCACAGTGGCGGGGATATTTGTCTCTTGGTGTATTTTTGCTAACAATCCTGTTAACCATCCTGGAAGTACTTCCATTGTTATCTGCAGCAGGTTTAGGAGTAATTATCCTGATGGCAACACGGACGATACGAATGGCGGAAGCAAGAAAGGCGATAGACTGGCGGACACTCATTATTATTGCTATGTCCCTGGGCATCGCAACGGCAATTGAAGAATCTGGGCTTGCAGAGTTATTGGCCAACGGAATCGCCAGGATTGGCTGTCATTTTGGTGTAATAGGCGTTTTAACAAGTATTTATATAATGACGAGTTTTTATACTCTCTTCATCACCAATAATGCAGCCGCTGCAATACTGTTCCCTATAGCTATTTCT
The sequence above is a segment of the Candidatus Brocadia sp. genome. Coding sequences within it:
- the proC gene encoding pyrroline-5-carboxylate reductase; amino-acid sequence: MVKEKIGFIGGGKMGEALSKGIINAKLNTPDNIMVSDVIAERCKLLNKEIGIKTTQNNKDVVSFADVIILAIKPQMMNEVLSNLKNDITPRHLVVSIAAGIPIRFIESRLQAGIRIIRVMPNTPCLIGASATAFALGKCATDADGQLVFHLFNAVGRVFQLDEKYLDAVTGLSGSGPAYVYMFIEALSDGGVKMGLPRDVATILAAQTVLGAAKMVLETGQHPAQLKDAVTSPGGTTIEGISKLEDSGLRSAMINAVEAATLKSKKLGELL
- the tkt gene encoding transketolase; translation: MLIHKIDRNKIDLAVNTVRMLSADAVEKAQSGHPGLPMGFADIAFVLWMQFLRFNPKDPQWPNRDRFILSAGHGSMLLYALLHLFGYDLSLDDIKQFRQFGSKTPGHPEYGHTPGVEVTTGPLGQGFANGVGMALAEKILAERFNRDGRTIFDHHIYGVVSDGDMMEGITSEAASFAGHLGLSNIIYIYDSNQISIEGNTSLTFTEDVAKRFEAYNWRIFKIDGHNHNEIAAAIEAARNEKERPSLIIARTHIGKGSPNKQDTAAAHGEPLGAKELELTKEKLGWPKSPAFSIPDEVKQLCEARVIELKGEYEIWQSRFNTSIKEDPNLSQFWDDYFKKEIPDNLESELFKTIRKDSMATRSASGEMMQVIAQQIPSFIGGSADLCPSTKTYIKSAPSLDKEKFAGRNIHFGVREHAMGSVLNGLALYGGIIPFGSTFLMFSDYMRPTIRLAAMMKIQVIYVFTHDSIFLGEDGPTHQPIEHLPSLRAIPNLHVIRPADATETAAAWVAALNHKSGPTALILTRQDIPVINRSIYPSHSQLKYGAYILKDSAKSPEIILMATGSEVSIALEATLQLQGKGIQARLISVPCFELFRSNPDEYKNRILPPTCKKRVAIEAAAKSDWYEFVGLDGLIIGLDRYGTSAPAKTLAEHFGFTAKNILNEINKKWGI
- a CDS encoding SLC13 family permease, with product MLGFEIWYTAALLLIMSILLFKEVLEIEVVIFSTLLLLIIGKVITLKEAFVGFSNEGMLTIALMYVVVGAFSNTGMLNQVTHIIFGKKNTGDSRKLLRLLFPVSVVSAFINNTPVVAMFIPVIRSWAEKHHYASSKYLIPLSYAAILGGTCTLIGTSTNLIVHGLMIDSGMKGISFFEISKIGIPLALLGILFISFLGHRLLPNRKDPLVELGEHTREFVIELKVTPEYENIGKTIEGAGLRHLQGLFLFQIERRGRIIAPAEPNEKLLLGDRLFFTGIPKMILELQKLPGLQLIQDSHFDLKQYDSAVINTFEAVVSPGSPLVGKTVRESDFRAKYEAVIIAIHRHGERIQKKIGNISLRPGDTLLLLAGKNFRKKWYHSNDFYLIADAETLPSKPQWRGYLSLGVFLLTILLTILEVLPLLSAAGLGVIILMATRTIRMAEARKAIDWRTLIIIAMSLGIATAIEESGLAELLANGIARIGCHFGVIGVLTSIYIMTSFYTLFITNNAAAAILFPIAISSASTIHAESRAFALTVLFAASASFATPISYQTNLMVYGPGGYRFKDYLKIGIPLQCLIGIITIFLVYYFYF